A genome region from Candidatus Zixiibacteriota bacterium includes the following:
- a CDS encoding pyridoxal-phosphate dependent enzyme — protein TSEDVLKLIGNTPLARVKHMTNGNGVNVWAKLEYFNLTGSVKDRMALYIVEDAERSGLLKPGGTIVENSSGNTGSALAMIASIKGYRCIITIPDKMSTEKINLMKAYGAEVIVTPTDVPADSPESYYSVARRLASEIPGAFYPDQYNNPKNIEAHYMTTGPEIWEQTGGAIDYFVAGIGTGGTLSGVARYLKEKNPEIKIIAVDPIGSVFYPYFKTGDIGHPHVYKVEGIGEDYLVKAVDFSLIDDIIQVDDKESFLTTRRLAREEGFFAGGSAGSAIYAALKVAETAESGSNIVVILPDHGTRYLSKIYNDEWMKENGYLSDNGNGNGDKS, from the coding sequence ACTTCTGAAGATGTTCTCAAACTGATCGGCAATACACCGCTGGCAAGGGTCAAACATATGACCAACGGCAACGGTGTCAATGTCTGGGCCAAGCTGGAGTATTTCAACCTGACCGGCTCAGTCAAGGATCGTATGGCGCTTTATATAGTCGAAGACGCCGAGAGAAGTGGCCTGTTGAAGCCGGGCGGAACGATAGTCGAAAACTCCTCCGGCAATACCGGTTCGGCTCTGGCTATGATCGCCTCTATCAAAGGCTACCGATGTATCATCACCATTCCTGACAAGATGTCGACCGAGAAGATCAACCTGATGAAAGCCTACGGAGCGGAGGTGATCGTTACGCCGACCGATGTTCCGGCTGATTCACCGGAAAGCTACTACTCAGTCGCCCGTCGTCTGGCCTCGGAGATTCCAGGCGCATTCTATCCGGATCAGTACAACAATCCGAAAAACATAGAAGCTCATTACATGACTACAGGGCCGGAAATCTGGGAGCAGACCGGGGGCGCGATCGATTATTTCGTGGCCGGGATCGGAACCGGCGGAACTTTGAGCGGTGTGGCCAGGTATTTGAAGGAGAAGAATCCGGAGATAAAAATAATCGCGGTCGATCCGATAGGGTCGGTTTTTTATCCCTATTTCAAGACCGGTGATATCGGCCATCCGCATGTCTACAAAGTCGAGGGTATCGGCGAGGATTACCTGGTCAAAGCGGTTGACTTCAGTTTAATTGATGATATCATTCAGGTCGATGATAAAGAGTCGTTTCTGACCACTCGTCGCCTGGCACGCGAGGAAGGCTTCTTTGCGGGTGGATCAGCCGGAAGCGCGATCTATGCCGCCCTCAAGGTGGCAGAGACAGCCGAGTCCGGCTCCAATATCGTTGTGATTCTGCCCGATCATGGTACCCGCTACCTGAGCAAGATCTACAATGACGAGTGGATGAAAGAAAACGGCTACCTGTCTGACAACGGCAATGGAAACGGGGATAAATCATGA
- a CDS encoding cystathionine gamma-synthase, which produces MKFETRAIHAGEEPNLAEGGTGDVVSPIHLASTFARNEIDKPPRGLEYSRSANPTRNALEARLASLEDARYGICFASGLAATTTVILSLVKSDQHVVAFDDLYGGTRRLFTQVINDHFKIEVSYIDAREVSNVSSAIKDNTALIWLETPTNPLLKICDIEAISKIAREKGIPLAVDNTFMSPYFQRPLNLGADLVIHSTTKYLNGHSDSVGGAVATSNDSIHEKIRFTQNAAGAILSPFDSYMILRGTKTLALRMDRHEHNAHKIAEYLENHDKVAKVIYPGLKSHPQHELAKKQMSGFGGMVSFELKTDLNGATKFVESLKLFTLAESLGCVESLVELPAVMTHSSIPREEREKTGISDGLVRISVGLENIDDLLDDLYEALNKL; this is translated from the coding sequence ATGAAGTTCGAAACACGCGCGATTCATGCCGGAGAAGAACCGAATTTGGCCGAGGGCGGGACCGGCGATGTAGTCAGCCCGATTCACCTGGCTTCGACATTTGCGAGAAATGAAATCGATAAACCTCCCCGGGGACTGGAGTATTCAAGGTCGGCAAATCCAACCCGTAACGCGCTCGAGGCAAGATTGGCGTCACTGGAGGATGCCCGTTATGGCATCTGTTTCGCCTCCGGCCTGGCGGCCACCACGACCGTGATTCTTTCCCTTGTGAAATCGGACCAGCACGTGGTCGCCTTCGATGACCTCTATGGCGGTACGCGCAGGCTTTTTACACAGGTCATTAATGATCACTTCAAAATCGAGGTCAGCTATATCGACGCGCGTGAGGTGTCCAATGTCTCAAGTGCGATCAAGGATAATACCGCCCTGATCTGGCTCGAAACTCCCACCAACCCGCTTCTTAAGATCTGCGATATCGAAGCGATTTCTAAAATAGCCAGAGAAAAAGGGATTCCGCTGGCGGTCGACAATACCTTCATGAGCCCCTATTTTCAGCGTCCGTTAAACCTGGGCGCAGACCTTGTGATCCACAGCACGACCAAATATCTCAACGGTCATTCCGATTCTGTGGGTGGCGCGGTTGCAACTTCCAATGACAGCATCCATGAGAAAATCCGCTTTACGCAGAATGCCGCCGGTGCGATCCTTTCGCCGTTCGACAGCTATATGATCCTGCGCGGGACCAAGACCCTGGCGTTGCGTATGGATCGTCATGAGCACAACGCTCACAAAATCGCAGAATACCTGGAGAACCATGATAAGGTCGCGAAAGTGATCTACCCCGGGCTGAAAAGCCATCCGCAACATGAGCTGGCTAAAAAACAGATGAGCGGATTCGGCGGTATGGTTTCATTCGAATTGAAGACCGATCTGAACGGGGCGACTAAATTTGTCGAGAGTTTGAAATTGTTTACGCTTGCGGAATCACTCGGATGTGTGGAATCATTAGTGGAGCTTCCGGCAGTGATGACTCATTCCTCGATCCCCAGAGAGGAGCGTGAGAAGACCGGTATCTCCGATGGTCTGGTACGGATTTCAGTCGGCCTGGAAAATATCGATGATCTTCTGGATGATTTGTACGAAGCATTGAATAAACTCTAA